One window of Gloeothece citriformis PCC 7424 genomic DNA carries:
- a CDS encoding Coenzyme F420 hydrogenase/dehydrogenase, beta subunit C-terminal domain, whose translation MTSVAPHKKAKAIKPGSRRPAKELCSECGLCDTYYIHYVKEACAFLNQQVAELEAQAHGRSRNLDRQDDWYFGVHQEMMAAKKKQPIEGAQWTGIVSTIACEMLTRGLVEGVVCVQNTPEDRFQPMPILATTPEEILAAKVNKPTLSPNLSVLEQIEQSGMKRLLVIGVGCQIQALRAVEKELGLEKLYVLGTPCVDNVTRDGLQKFLETTSKSPDTIVHYEFMQDFRVHFKHEDGSIETVPFFGLKTNQLKDVFAPSCMSCFDYVNSLADLVVGYMGAPFGWQWLVVRNDTGREMLDLVRDQIETQGVMSSGDRRQAVQQSIPAYDKGVTLPMWAAKLMGVVIERIGPKGLEYARFSIDSHYTRNYLYVKRNYPEKLEAHVPEYAKRIVGQYKLPD comes from the coding sequence ATGACTTCCGTAGCACCGCACAAAAAAGCTAAAGCCATTAAACCCGGTAGTCGTCGCCCTGCTAAAGAACTCTGTAGCGAGTGCGGACTATGCGATACTTATTATATCCACTATGTTAAAGAAGCTTGTGCTTTCCTCAATCAACAAGTGGCAGAACTCGAAGCTCAAGCTCACGGACGCAGTAGAAATTTAGATCGTCAAGATGATTGGTATTTTGGTGTTCATCAGGAAATGATGGCAGCGAAGAAAAAACAACCCATCGAGGGGGCACAATGGACGGGGATCGTTAGTACGATCGCCTGTGAAATGTTAACCCGTGGCCTGGTGGAAGGGGTTGTCTGTGTGCAAAATACCCCAGAAGACCGTTTTCAACCGATGCCTATTTTAGCCACGACTCCAGAAGAAATTTTAGCCGCCAAGGTCAATAAACCAACCCTTTCCCCTAATCTGTCGGTTTTAGAACAAATTGAACAGTCAGGGATGAAACGGTTATTAGTGATTGGAGTAGGATGTCAAATTCAAGCTCTGCGGGCGGTTGAAAAGGAATTAGGCTTAGAGAAGCTTTATGTATTGGGGACTCCTTGCGTTGATAATGTGACTCGTGACGGGTTGCAAAAGTTCCTGGAAACCACCAGTAAATCTCCTGATACGATCGTACATTATGAATTTATGCAGGATTTTCGGGTACATTTTAAACATGAGGATGGTTCAATTGAAACAGTGCCCTTTTTTGGCTTAAAAACCAATCAGCTTAAAGATGTGTTTGCCCCTTCCTGTATGAGTTGTTTTGATTATGTCAACTCTCTCGCTGACTTGGTAGTGGGGTATATGGGTGCGCCTTTTGGCTGGCAGTGGCTCGTCGTTCGCAATGACACCGGGCGGGAAATGCTCGATCTGGTACGGGATCAAATTGAGACTCAAGGGGTAATGTCTTCGGGCGATCGTCGTCAAGCGGTACAGCAGAGTATTCCGGCTTATGATAAGGGGGTAACGTTGCCGATGTGGGCGGCGAAATTAATGGGAGTAGTGATAGAAAGAATCGGGCCAAAAGGGTTAGAATATGCCCGTTTTTCCATTGATTCTCATTACACTCGCAATTATCTATATGTTAAGCGCAATTATCCCGAAAAGTTAGAGGCTCATGTCCCAGAGTATGCTAAACGAATTGTAGGACAATATAAGTTACCGGATTAA
- a CDS encoding photosystem II reaction center protein K: MDFALLLAKLPEAYQIFDPLVDVLPLIPLFFLLLAFVWQAAVGFK; encoded by the coding sequence ATGGACTTTGCACTGCTGTTAGCAAAATTACCTGAAGCTTATCAAATCTTCGATCCTTTAGTCGATGTTTTACCTCTAATTCCTTTATTCTTTTTGTTGCTGGCTTTTGTTTGGCAAGCAGCAGTCGGATTCAAATAA
- a CDS encoding ATP-binding protein, which produces MQPTDKFKLTEQQIINLENLRKKRGINQAKLAEQAKISLDDYKRFIGTKKDTEGYLERFKIENITETLGIKPTNIIEPREWKGEKLFKYTKNFDALIEEKTRRFVGRKYVFSEFQNFLNSQDRGDFTVVANPGEGKSAIASQYIKENPNCIYYFNVKSDSQNRADQFLDNVCHQLIYRYQLKEDTFSKELNKDGDILKELLQTISDKLSEGEKLIIVVDALDEVDLNSQTEGSNVLYLPRYLPKSVYFFLTRRDTVLSVIFRKI; this is translated from the coding sequence ATGCAACCCACAGATAAATTTAAACTAACTGAGCAACAAATTATTAACCTAGAAAACCTTAGAAAAAAAAGAGGAATAAATCAAGCAAAATTAGCGGAACAGGCTAAAATATCTCTTGATGATTATAAAAGATTTATCGGAACAAAAAAAGACACAGAAGGATATTTAGAAAGATTCAAAATAGAAAATATTACAGAAACTTTAGGAATAAAACCCACAAATATCATTGAACCGCGAGAATGGAAAGGAGAAAAGCTGTTTAAATATACTAAAAATTTTGATGCTTTAATCGAAGAAAAAACAAGGCGTTTTGTTGGGCGGAAGTATGTATTTTCAGAGTTTCAAAACTTTCTGAATAGCCAGGATAGAGGGGATTTTACAGTAGTGGCTAATCCTGGGGAAGGGAAAAGTGCGATCGCTTCTCAATATATAAAGGAAAATCCCAATTGTATTTACTATTTTAATGTTAAATCAGATAGCCAAAATAGAGCCGATCAATTTTTAGATAATGTTTGTCATCAGTTGATTTACCGTTATCAATTAAAGGAAGATACTTTTTCAAAAGAATTAAATAAAGATGGAGATATTTTAAAAGAGTTATTACAAACGATCAGCGATAAACTCTCAGAAGGGGAAAAGTTAATTATTGTAGTTGATGCGTTAGATGAAGTTGATTTAAACAGTCAAACAGAAGGCTCAAATGTTTTATACTTACCTCGATATTTACCGAAAAGTGTTTATTTTTTCCTAACTCGAAGAGATACTGTATTATCGGTTATTTTTAGGAAAATTTAG
- a CDS encoding DUF29 domain-containing protein — translation MTIQLKQEIDKVYEEDYLLWLEQTAEQLRQKDIENLDWEHLIDEIEDLGKAQKNAVETYLRQLLKHLLLYQYWTQEKDYCADGWAEEIDNFRNELEILLRSKTLYNYSASILEATYQKARRSAFKKTKLDIFPSECPYTLEQVLDLDYLPE, via the coding sequence ATGACTATTCAATTAAAACAAGAGATTGACAAAGTTTATGAGGAAGATTATCTCCTTTGGTTGGAGCAAACAGCCGAACAACTTCGCCAAAAAGATATAGAAAATCTAGACTGGGAACATTTGATTGACGAGATAGAAGACTTGGGAAAAGCTCAAAAAAATGCAGTAGAAACTTATTTACGGCAACTTCTAAAACATTTACTTCTCTATCAATATTGGACTCAAGAAAAAGATTATTGTGCTGACGGATGGGCAGAAGAAATTGATAATTTTAGAAATGAATTAGAAATTTTGTTACGGTCTAAAACTTTGTATAATTATTCAGCATCTATTCTTGAGGCAACCTATCAAAAAGCTAGGCGATCGGCTTTCAAAAAAACCAAACTAGATATTTTTCCATCTGAATGTCCCTACACTTTAGAACAGGTTTTAGATCTAGATTATCTACCCGAATAA